From the Lactobacillus sp. PV034 genome, the window TAAAGTACCAATATTAAATCCTGTTAGTGATTCATATTCCATTTTAGCTGTACCACCACCATAGCCACCGCTAAGCATTTTTCCGCTGGTGGTCTGCTGACTTAAATGACGAATAAACTTCATTGGGTCAGCAACACCAGATTTTAATTTTACCGTTGGAAAATCAAGTGGATCAGTAAAACTTTCACTCAAATTAAAAATCATAGTCTGATCGCCTAATTTATTAGTTCGATCTTGGTTAATAACTTTAGCTTTTTGACGATACTTTTGCTCTAACCTAGTAATTGCAGCTTGTGAATACCCTGCAGGTTTATCCATAGTTGCCACATTACTATAATCAAACAGCATTAATAATGGTCCATTAATTTCTGCATCAACGGTAGGCGCACTATAAATTGGCGAATTATCAAAGGCTCGACTAAGATAATAAATTGGTGAATTAAGATTATTAAATTGAGATGGCGTGCACCATAACAAGAATCCTAAAACTAAACCAATTAAACGAGATTTAATGGTGCCTACATGCTGTGGAAACTTAATTTCAAGAAAAATTGTAATTGCAACAATTATTAATAACCCAATAACAGCAGCAACAATGATACCAGGATTAATCATTCCTAGTAAGGTATTAGCATTTAAAGCTTCCCTTAATTCTGTTGGATAAATTGGTTCTCCTCGTAAAGAGATTTTAATTTGGTCTGCTATAGCCAAACCAATAATAAAAACCGTAACAAGCGAAAGAGAAACCCAATAACGAGTTGTAATAAATACAAAAATACCAAATAGTGCTAGTAAGAATAGCGCAGTCAGAATCGGTACAAACATGCGTTGCGCCAAAATGTACCAAAAAATATTTTGACTATTTAAACCATTAATGCGACCTTGCTTACTTACAATAAAAATTGATAGCCAAGCCAAAATCAACAAGTATAGGCAAGTCCAGAAAAATAATTTATGCTGCTTGATATAAGCTATCACTTTATCCCATGCAACAATAATTATCTGACCAAGACTTTTTTGATCAAAAATATTAACTATTTTTTGCATAAAGACTAATTTTTTAAGGCCATAATTAATAGCTATACTGTAAATTGCTATCAATACTAGGCAAATTAAAATTGCAAGTAAACGCGCTTTTTTACCACTAGGCAGGTAATTAAAATAAGTAACAAAAATTGGTGACTCGGTAATAATTAGTGCCAAGTAAATATTATTAAACAGATACTGATTAACAAATGGCACAAAAAATTTAAGGCTATACAGTAAAAGGCCACTGCTTAATAACATTACTGCTGAAGGTGGGTAATCTAAAAAGGTCATCCCTGCCGGCATGCTTTTTTGTACATCGGGGAATTGTAATAATAAAGTTTGATTAGACCAAACAATAAAAATACTTAAGAATATAAATGCAACAAAAGAAAAAATTGCCCAATTTATTTTATATTCTTGACGTTTGAGCCACATTCCCCAAACTCCGGCAATAATTAATAATAGCCCAAATAAATTCGAAGCTAGACCGATTCCAGACCCACTGACTGCCCAGATTACGAGTGAAACAAAGACTAAAATAATTCCACTTTGGCGCTTACTAAAATGGTCCAAAAAGTAATCAAAATATTTCTTCAATAAGAAGAAAATTACTATGCCAGTAAAAATTGGGCTCACTCCTGCAATTAATGGGAGCAACATGCCAAATACTTGCCACATTTTAAATTGGCTATAATTAATTGCACAAATTATTACTTGCAAAATAAATAAGCCAATATACCCAGTGAGCCATACTTTGCCTGCTTGCTTAAATTTAGCTGGTAAGTTAATTGCTCCTAACAGCATAAAGCCAAATACGATTAGAAATAGTTGACCATACTTACCGGTCTGATATAAACCAATATTATTAGGATGATAGGGGCGATTAAAAAATAAACTAACCCAAATAGCAAAAATCAATCCTAAACTTAGTAACCAAGTAAAATATTTTGTGATTCTTTTAGACATATAATATCCTTTTACTTTTTAGCTTCATTTAAAATATCAACCCTTTTATTATACAATATCAACTCATTACAAAAAGGTATCATTTTATAGATGATACCTTTTAAAACTATGATACTTTTTTACCTAATTTCTTCTTGATCGTCGTTAAAATATCAACTTTCTTACTTTGACCATGGAAAAAGTCCACAATATCATGACGATATTTATAAATCATTACTGCGGTTCCTAGCAAAAAGACACTGCCACAATACCAGTTAACCGTAAACCCAACATAGAGGCTGTAACCTAACATAAAAATAATTGGTGGCCAAGTAAGATCTTTCATAATAATTACTAAAAGTAATCCTACTAGCAAAGCCACTAAAGCTGGCCAAAAATCAAAGAAGAGAATCCAAACAATCGAAACTGCTACTCCCTTACCACCTGAGAAGTTATTCCAAATTGGAAAACAGTGGCCTAATACTACCCCTAATCCACAAAAGGCAATGGCATCAGGATTTCCATGATACACAAAAAATACAATTAAGAGAGCAACTAAAGTTTTACTTAAATCGCCGATACAAGTAATGATCCCGTATTTTTTGCCAAATACTGCTCCTACATTAGCTGTACCAGGATTTTTTGAACCATACTTTGTTGGATCTTTATGTAGTAAAAACCTTCCTACAATCATTGCAAAAAGGATATTACCAAAAACATAACCAATGATGAGCGAATAAATTCGAAACATTACTCATCGTCTCCTTCCCATAGGCTATCACTATCAGGTTTATAAATATAATAAATCTGATTTGGATCGCCACTACTCCAGTCAAAATTAGGATTTTTTGAATTTTGATAAGTTTCATTATTATCAAGGTCAACAGCCTCTAAGCCTAATTGTTCTCTCACAATATTAGAAGTTCTTTGTAACTCTTCATCACGCATTACCTGATATGAAGCTCCACCAATCATTGCTCCAGCGCCATGTAAATAATCGCTCTTCATATTATCCGTGCAATGACGATAATTTTTAGCAATGGCTACCATAGAATCAAAAGTTAAATTAGTTCTAACACTATTGGATGTTGAATCTAAAACAGAATCTAAATTTTCAATTGTCTTTAAAGAAAATGCATGTTTCAGGATCGACATAATTACTTGTCTTTGACGCTTTTGACGTCCGTAATCTCCTTCAGGATCATCATAGCGCATGCGCGAATATGCTAAAGCTTGGCTTCCGTTTAAATGCATTGTCTTACCCTTCGTAAAGGTATAACCACCATATGAAAATGTTAATGGCACCTTAACATCAACGCCACCAACACCATCAACAATTTTACGCATTCCACCCATATTCATTACCATGTAATATTTAATGGGGACATTAAGCACTTTACTGGTGGTCTTCATCGCCATTCGTGCGCCACCAATATTATAGGCTGCGTTAATTTTGTGTACTTGGAAAGTTTCAGTGCCAATCATCTGCGCCATCGTATCTCGCGGAATCGACATTAAGGTAAGTTTATTTTGCTTAGGATTAACAGTTGCCAGAATCATAGTATCTGTATTTCCTCGTTTTTCATGACGCCCAAAGGCTCCAGTATCAGTTCCTAAGAGCAGAATATTAAATGAATTTTGGCCATTAAAATTATCTTGAGTTACGGCATTACTTGGGTCATAAGTTTTATTGATCGCATTTCTGGTTTTAGTATATAAAGAAAAACCGTAGATACCAGCCCCTGCAATCAACAACGCAAGGATAATAAAGAACCATTTCCAAGGATGATGTTGCCTTTTTCTTTTATTTAATTCAACCCTTGATTCTGTTGGTTTATAATCCATAAATTGTGTCTCAAACTTTCTTCAATATAAATTATTAGCTAAAATCGCTTAATAAATCGAGATAATATTATTACTAATATAGGATAATACAAAAAAAGCACAATACAAACCTTAATATTGTGCTTTTTATAGTAATTTTAATTATTTAAAAGTCATACTCGTAGTTAACTTAACTTTTTCTCCTGGCGCTACCAGTTGTTTCTTATCTTGCTTGTCTGGTATTTCATTCATCAGCTTAAAACCAAGACAAGGGGCCTCTAAATTAGATAATGTTGTAATAGCCAGATAAGGAAATTCTGTTAAGGAAAGTTGAATTTTATGCTCAGATTGTGGGCTTGCTAAACTCACCTCAGTCAAGCCAAGATTTGAAATTATCATTGGCTCTGCTTTTAATTTCTCTAGCACCAGTGGGAAGTCTCCACTTGTAATTTTATTAGTAGTAAGATCATTTACTTCTATGAGCGATAATTCTTGCCCTTCAGGTGAGAATTTTAGTTGATAATCATCAAAAAATAAATCTTCTCTATCAGGAACAAAAGGTAAGTTAAAGAAGGACATAAATCCTAAACCAAATGGCAATGATTGAGTATTAGGATTTTTAACTAAAAATTCTAACTCTAGCTGGTTACCAGTTAAACTATAAGTTACCATTAAGCTAAATTCATAAGGAAAAAACTTTAAGGTACTTTCATTTTGTGTCAAAGTTAAGCTTAAACGAGCATCTCCCTTGTCCACCACAGTCCATTCACTAGTTTCAACAATCCTCTGATCCGCTGTTTTATCACCTTTGCCCGGGAAATAATTCTCAATATTTTCAATTGTTGGGAATTGAATCATATTTAATTTAAGACTCTGTTCACCATTCCAAATATAGTCAAAGTTACCTACTTTATCAATTACATGTGCGAGTTGAGCTGTATTCTCATCAATATCTACTCTCAACAATGCATTTTCAATCGTTAACATTAACGATCCTCCTAACACTACTTACGTGTATACTTACGTTGAAAAAGTATCACGGATAACTTAATATGTCAATTTGTGCTAATCCTCAAATAAAAAAGGCATCCGGCTGGATGTCTTTTTTATTTAATAACTGTAGTAAGGAATGCCCCAATAACAATTAAAGCTAAACCAATTAAAGTGTAAATCAAGCCACGCTTGCTTTTCTTTTCGTGAAGGAAGATTAAACCACCTAAAGTTGAAATAACTACACAAAGCTGTGATACAACAAATGCAGTATTTACACCCCAAGGTCCAATGGAGTAAATGTAAGCCAAGTTAGCAATACCATAAAGAATACCAGCAGTTCCAGAGTAAACAGTAGTCTTTTGAGCCCATGCCTTCAAATTACCAGTTACCAAGGTATAGATAAAGACCGAAACCATCATTCCGATAGTTTCACCAAAGAAGATAGAGATACTTGAACCATGTAAAGCTTTAGGAATTGAACTCGAAGCAATATAACCGAAGGTAGTTAAAATCAAAAGAATTAAAGTTGCCCATTGATTCTTAGACTTACCTTCACTAGTTCCTTCATCAGAACGTGAAGTGAAAACCACACCAATAATCAAAACTATAATTCCGAAAAATCCCCAAAATCTTGATGAAGTTGTTTGCCATTCATGAAAGGCAATCACCCCTACTAAAGGAACACCAATCAACTGTAAACCAGTTGAAATTGGCATTGTGGCTGAAACACTGATTCGTTCATAGGAAATATATTGTCCCACTTGACCAATCACCCAACAAGCACCTGCTAGTGCTGAAAAAAGAAATAGTGGCCAGTTAAGAGCTGGGTGGGCAATTAACATAACTATGATCGCAAATAGAAAAGCGGCAACTACAGTTCCGACAATTTGATTATAAACATTACTATTCTTAACACTAGCAATAGCAAGTGGCATAAGCCCCCAACCAATTGCGGGTAAGAATAAAATAAGGATATTTAAGTAGTTCATATATTCTCTCCCTAACTTTTTGTAACTGCTTTATTTTATCAACTATTGGCCCACTTCGCAAATTCAATTAAAAATAAAAGGAAGACTTTCCCAAGTCTTCGCTTATTTCTTCTCTTGCACAATATAGATTGGTCTATTTTTAACTTGTAAGTATATCCGACCAATATATTTGCCTAAAATACCGATGCAGAGCAACTGTAATCCTCCAATTAGTAAAATAATACTTACTAAAGAAGCCCAGCCAAACACACTTGATCCTGGCTCAACGAAGTGGCGAATTATTACAAATAAAAATCCCAAAATTGAAAGGACAGCAGAAAAAGTTCCAATCCAAACCGCAAGATTAAGAGGTGCTTGAGAAAAATCAGAAATTCCATCCATCGCATACTTAAATAAAGACCAAGTATTCCAGTCACTTTCTCCAGCAACGCGCTCAACATTATGGTAATCAAGATATTTGGTTCTAAAGCCTACCCAGGAAAAAATTCCTTTTGAAAACCGGCTATATTCAGGCATATCTAAGACGGCATCAACCATCTGCCTAGTCATCATTCGATAATCACGTGCACCAGGGACAATCGAGGTATTAGAAATCTTGTTAACCACCTTGTAAAACATATCCGATAAAAAGGATTTAACTTTTCCTTCTCCAGTACGATCTACACGTCGGGTACCAATACAATCGTATTTACCTGTTTGCAATAATTGATACATTTCAGGTAAAAACTTTGGTGGATCCTGTAAATCTGCATCCATCACAACTACATAATCTCCCGTTGCCGACTGTAATCCAGCGTAAAGGGCAGCTTCTTTACCAAAGTTTCTAGAAAAAGAAACATAGTGAACATGCTCTGGATCTTGTTTTTGTAATTTACGTAATTCTTCTAAAGTATTATCTTTTGAACCATCATTAATAAACCAGTATTCCGGTTCAACTCCGGGCATAGTGGCAAGCACTTTATTAACTTCAGGATAAAAATAAGGGATAGCTTCTTCTTCATTATAAGAAGGAACTATAATTGACAATTTACTCATCAGAACTCCTCTATTCTAATTTTGGTTAAATCGGTAATTAACAATTACCTTTAAACCATAAAGAAACAAAACCAACCAGCCAACTAAACTAATAATTACTAAGCCCCAGAACCACATTGGTACTATAAAACTTAAAATAGCCGTATTGTTCCCTTTTCTTTGGTTAACTGTCGGTGAACCAATTGGGTTTAACTTCTGCGGTTGAACTATTTGATTGTTAACTTGCAGACGCGATTGATGGTACATCACTAAGGGCAGCTGGACTTCATCACTCTTCTTAGCAACCCAACTTAAATACAAAGAACTTCCATGTACAGAATAATTATACCTCATTGATTGATCAATAATATCGGTTCGATATAATAAATTCACCATATCTGGGCTAATATGCTTTTTATAGATTGGCAAATAATCTGGCTCAGTTCGGTTAATCAGTTTAAACAACAAACCTTTATCTTTACCATTAACTGCCCCTTTGATATCTTGACGCTTATTATCAATTTGATAATAAGTAGTTAAAACAGCAACACGATTGGGATCATTATACATTTTAGTTAGAGCAACATTTGTCCTGATCGTACAAACTGTAGTCTGAACTAGTGCTGCCACCAGAACTGCTAAAACAATTAATTTTTCTTTTTTATATTTAACTAATGCTTCTAAAGTTAATCCCATCCCTAAGAACAGTAAAGGATAAGCTGCCACAATTAAGCGATATGGGAACTGAAACGATCTTCCCAGTCCAGGAAGTAAAGTTTGAATAAAATGCCACGGCATAAATCTTGAAGAAACTAGTAATAAAACAGCACCCTCAAGTGTGACAAAGGTATTTAATTTGTTTTCTCGTAAGTGAAACAAGACATAACAGATCTGGGCAATGAACAAACAAAATACCAAAATAGTTAACTGTCCGTGCTCACTACCACTAGCGCTGATATGGACAGCACCTGAATTCAAACCAAAGCTCTTAGGTAAAGCAATCTTATTAGTACGATAAAGTAATAAAAATGCGCCCCAAAAATTCGCTGTTAAAACAATTGTACCAGCTACTGCCTTAATAAAGTTTAATAGAATAGCCTTTTTATTTTGGTTCACTACAAAGGAATAAATGGCAAATGGAACCAAACTAAGAGCTAGAATCACAGTACTTAATAAGTGAATTTGTGCAATAATTGCCATAATCAGCATTAATTTAACCCAGTGAACCGGATTATTCTTATCTTGGATCATATCAATCCCGCACATCACTACATAAGGTGCTAGTGCTGCTCCCCAAGCCATAAAATTATCGGCTCTTAACCAGCCTGGCATAATTCCTAAGGTTAAATATAATAATGCCAGCAAAATAGCATTAACTTCTCTTACTTTTACCTTGGTCATCATGCGATAAACAGCCATCCCACCGATTAAGTAAACTAAGTAATCCATAATAATCTGGTAAGTAAACCAACTACCAGATAACAGTACTAAAAGCCCATTAAGATAAGCAAAAAATGGGCCATAAAGAGCATTGATAATACGACCACTTTGCATTGCCGTAATATTATTTTGAAAATAACTGAAATTACCAGTTTTTATTTGCTCAGCCGCATCATAGAAACGGCTAAAATGAAAATAGCGATCAGCAGTAATAAAAGTCGCATGGGAAACTAATTGCGTTGAAATTATAATCGTAGTTAAAAGCAAAATAGCAAAATAAGGGGCAAAAAATTTAAATATTTGATGCCAATTAATTGTTGTCTTTTTCATTTTTCACCCTTAATTAAGCTACTGAATCGCTTTGATCTTTTCTAAAAGTAATAACCTTATTAATTACAAATTGAATTAAAGTCGCTACAAAAGTTGCAATTACTTTGACAATAAATTTATCATATCCCAATTTAGTTACAAAAATAAACAAACATAAGGTAGTAAAGAGGGTCGTTACTTGTCCAACTAGATAATAAGAAATAAATCTTAATAGTAACTTATCATGCACTTTGAAGTTGGCAAATGAATTCCAAATAAAATTATTTAATAAACCACAACTAGAGCTAATAAAATTGGCCCACTCAACATTAAAATTAAAAAAGTGAGTCAAAATCAGAAAGACTCCAAAATCTACTACTAATCCCAGTAAACCAATCAAAATATAGCCTACTAATTGTTTAAAATCTTCAGAAGCCCGCAGCTTTTGAATTTTTTCCTTCATCAAATATTAACCTCATTAATTACATCAAGAATATATAGTAACTATTTTACTCTACAATTTTTTATGCAACAATTATTTCCTATTAGTTGACATTTATTAAAATACCTACTACAATATACTTACTTTTTATTAGCAATATAAAAATTTAAGACAGAGAGGAAAGATATATGGCTAAAAAATCAAAAATTGTTAAAGCTGCAAAGCAAAGAGAATTAATCAAAAAATATTATGAATTAAAAGAAGCAGGTAACATCGAAGCATTGGCAAAATTACCACGCAATGCTCGTCCAACTCATTACCATAACCGTGATTTATACGATGGTCGTCCTCACGGCTACATGCGTAAGTTTGGAATGTCACGTTTACGCTTCAAAGAACTTGCTCACAAGGGACAACTTCCTGGTGTGAAAAAAGCTAGTTGGTAATCATTAAAAAATAAATTTATTAAAATAGTAAGCAAAAAAGCTTCCGAATTCGGAAGCTTTTTTTATTTACTTAATAATTACTTATCAAGCTTTTCTTTGTTAACAACATTTAATTGGTCGTCAAATGTGTAAACAACTGGTTCACCAGTCTTCATTTCAACATCCATGATATCTTCATCAGAAATGTTTTCAATGTACTTAGTTAAAGCACGAAGTGAGTTACCGTGAGCAGCAATAATTACGTTCTTGCCGTCAAGTAAATCTGGAGCAATGTGATCTTCCCAGAATGGCATAACTCTTTCCAAAGTTACCTTAAGGTTTTCTGCCTTAGGAACAATATGTGGATCAAGGTCTGCGTAACGACGGTCATGTGCTTGACTGTATTCTGAATCATCTTCGATTTCAGGTGGTAAAACATCGTATGAACGACGCCAAATGTGAACTTGGTCGTCACCGTATTTTTCAGCAGTCTTCTTCTTGTTTAAACCTTGAAGTGCACCGTAGTGACGTTCGTTTAATCTCCAAGTCTTAGTTTCAGGAATCCAAAGTTGACCACTTTCTTCTAATGCGAAGTGCAAAGTCTTGATGGCACGAGTTAATAATGAAGTGTAAGCTTGATCAAATTCAAGACCGTGTTCCTTAATTAACTTACCAGCTCTCTTAGCTTCTTCTACACCCTTATCTGAAAGGTTAACATCTACCCAACCAGTAAATTGGTTAGAAAGGTTCCATTCACTTTGACCGTGACGGATTAATACTAACTTAGACATGAGCAATATCTCCTTTTAAATCTTTTGTACAACCATTATTTTACACGTCTAAGCTCAAAATTCCTAGTTAATGTGAAAATTATTCTTAATCCACGTGGTACAATAGCATTAGAAATGAGGTATAAATAATTATGGATCAAAAAGAAGAAATCAAATTAAAGGGTGGTCACCTCAATCTAGAGATGCTCAATGCAATTTTTAAGACTATTCCACAAGAATTTGACGTTTTAGATGAAAATGATCGTGTAGTTTGGTCTTCAATGAATGAACACAGACTATTCAAGCGCACTGAAGACGATATTGGTAAAACTGTTTACGAAGTTCACCCTGGTCATTCCCAAGGACATGTTAAACAAGTATTAGAACAAATGCATGATAATAAGCGTGGTTCACTTTCATTAGTGATTCACCATGACGATAAGCCTGTCAGCATTTCATTTTATGCACTTCATAATGATGATGGTGAATATATTGGCTGTATTGAAGTAACCCAACCAGTAGATAAATACCAAGTTAAAGGTAGTAAGTGGCGTAATATTTTAAATGTCTTAAAGAAAAAATAGTTTTAAAATAAAAGACTGCAAAAGCAACTGATTCATACTTGAATCAAAATAACTTTTGCAGTCTTTTTTTACTTGGACTTTAATCTAGATTTACTAAATTGACAGATAGAAAATACTATTACTATTAACCAGCTAATAATACTTACAAATAGTAACGTCATAAACCATTTTGGAATGTTAAAGGATAAAATAGCTTCGTTTTGCCCTACTTTACTTCTAACAACCGGCATCCCGATGGCATTAAATTCTTTAATTTGGCCTTTGTCTTTTCCATTTACAACGAGTTGTGACTGGTGGTACATCACAATTGGTAATAAAACGTCCTTCAGCTTTTCATCACCTTGCCAAATAATTTTTAATTTTCCATGCGCAAGCACTTCTTTATGAAAATGATCCCGATTAGGGATATACAATTTTTGATAGAGCATCATATTAGCACGTGCCATCGTGATCTTATGCCGCAAAGACAAATATTCCGGATTAAAACTAGGAACATTAATCAGAAATTGGTTTAGATCTGGCTGCCGACTCCATTTTGCAATATGAGTTGTCGCAACAATTCCCATTGTTTGTTGTTCATTTTTAATCATATTTGATCTTGTATTATAGGCAAAAGTCAGCAATATCAAACATGAACCTACTATTCCAATACTCTTAATTCCCCAGTTTTTATTATTCAATAAATGCGTTAGAGAGATAGCTATTCCACTATACAATAAAGGATAAGCAATTACAGTTAAACGATTCGGAAACTGCAGATATGTAGCTAAACTTGGTAGTTGTCTTTCCAATAATTGCCATGGAAATAATTGCGAACTAATTATTAAAAATACAAAGCCTTCAACAGTTAGAAATAAATTTATCGGCTGGTTTTTCCAGCAAAAGAAAACATACCCTAACTGAAAAATAAATACTAATAAAGTAGAGATAAGAATTGTACCTTTGACTGTAATTGCTCCTAAATGCACAGCACTTTGCGCTAAAGGATATGAAAATGTTGGCGATATCGTATTAGTAGAATATAAAAGAAGGTATGCACTCCAAACGTTAGCTGAAAGTACAACAAATAATAAAATTGCTTTTCCAACATTAATTAACAGTTCTTTTTTATTTTCACTAATAATCAGTCCATAAACAAAAAATGGAATTAAGGCCATGACCGATAAGACAATGCTCAACATATGGACCTGGGCAATAATTCCCATTACTGTCCCTAGTTCTAGCCAGTTTACCTGTCTGTCTTTAGTTTGGATCATTTTGATACCCTCAATTAATACATAGGGCATTAGTGCTGCGCCCCAAGAATTAAAAGTATCTCCTTGAATCCAATAAACAACATAACCTGTAGCTAAGAACATTAGCATACTTAAAATAGCAGCCCAATTCGAAGCTTTTACTTTTTTAGATAAACGATACATTCCTAAACCGGCTAGGATAAAAAGCAAATAATTAGTTAAAACTTGAAATCTAAACCAAGAACCAGCTAATAATAATAGTCCACCTAAAAAATATGAAAAAAATGGACCATAAATTGGATTAATAATCCTACCACTTTGATAAGCACCATAATTCATTTGAAAATAGGAAAAATTGTGATGCAAAAGCTGCTGTGCTGTATCATAAATGCGATTTTCATGAAACAAGGTATCAGATAAAATCAACCCTACATGATG encodes:
- a CDS encoding LTA synthase family protein; its protein translation is MSKRITKYFTWLLSLGLIFAIWVSLFFNRPYHPNNIGLYQTGKYGQLFLIVFGFMLLGAINLPAKFKQAGKVWLTGYIGLFILQVIICAINYSQFKMWQVFGMLLPLIAGVSPIFTGIVIFFLLKKYFDYFLDHFSKRQSGIILVFVSLVIWAVSGSGIGLASNLFGLLLIIAGVWGMWLKRQEYKINWAIFSFVAFIFLSIFIVWSNQTLLLQFPDVQKSMPAGMTFLDYPPSAVMLLSSGLLLYSLKFFVPFVNQYLFNNIYLALIITESPIFVTYFNYLPSGKKARLLAILICLVLIAIYSIAINYGLKKLVFMQKIVNIFDQKSLGQIIIVAWDKVIAYIKQHKLFFWTCLYLLILAWLSIFIVSKQGRINGLNSQNIFWYILAQRMFVPILTALFLLALFGIFVFITTRYWVSLSLVTVFIIGLAIADQIKISLRGEPIYPTELREALNANTLLGMINPGIIVAAVIGLLIIVAITIFLEIKFPQHVGTIKSRLIGLVLGFLLWCTPSQFNNLNSPIYYLSRAFDNSPIYSAPTVDAEINGPLLMLFDYSNVATMDKPAGYSQAAITRLEQKYRQKAKVINQDRTNKLGDQTMIFNLSESFTDPLDFPTVKLKSGVADPMKFIRHLSQQTTSGKMLSGGYGGGTAKMEYESLTGFNIGTLKGQIMPYQQIVPSYPFYPSLGMNYAYSSAIHPFFGTYYSRQSVYKTLGFDKFVFIGSKYKIHHQKKLGESWYLSDETLYRNAEDQLSSHKGSQFINLISMQNHLPYNNWYSNNEYLNKIKVDLPQTKGIDSQSLATYTKGVQYTDQAVEDFIKQIDKLNRPIIFVFYGDHYPAIIDQSKLNNYPIQLHATNYFIYANKYAREHGAKNKVGDSNYVSTADFIPMALEQGNIKVSPFQALLTQVQKELPAITVNYKAGTGIEFVDQNGKEVSEKSLTKKQRQLLHDYELIQYDMSQGEGYTLKANKSFYKSAN
- a CDS encoding glycerol-3-phosphate acyltransferase encodes the protein MFRIYSLIIGYVFGNILFAMIVGRFLLHKDPTKYGSKNPGTANVGAVFGKKYGIITCIGDLSKTLVALLIVFFVYHGNPDAIAFCGLGVVLGHCFPIWNNFSGGKGVAVSIVWILFFDFWPALVALLVGLLLVIIMKDLTWPPIIFMLGYSLYVGFTVNWYCGSVFLLGTAVMIYKYRHDIVDFFHGQSKKVDILTTIKKKLGKKVS
- a CDS encoding LCP family protein, with the protein product MDYKPTESRVELNKRKRQHHPWKWFFIILALLIAGAGIYGFSLYTKTRNAINKTYDPSNAVTQDNFNGQNSFNILLLGTDTGAFGRHEKRGNTDTMILATVNPKQNKLTLMSIPRDTMAQMIGTETFQVHKINAAYNIGGARMAMKTTSKVLNVPIKYYMVMNMGGMRKIVDGVGGVDVKVPLTFSYGGYTFTKGKTMHLNGSQALAYSRMRYDDPEGDYGRQKRQRQVIMSILKHAFSLKTIENLDSVLDSTSNSVRTNLTFDSMVAIAKNYRHCTDNMKSDYLHGAGAMIGGASYQVMRDEELQRTSNIVREQLGLEAVDLDNNETYQNSKNPNFDWSSGDPNQIYYIYKPDSDSLWEGDDE
- a CDS encoding aldose 1-epimerase family protein, with the translated sequence MLTIENALLRVDIDENTAQLAHVIDKVGNFDYIWNGEQSLKLNMIQFPTIENIENYFPGKGDKTADQRIVETSEWTVVDKGDARLSLTLTQNESTLKFFPYEFSLMVTYSLTGNQLELEFLVKNPNTQSLPFGLGFMSFFNLPFVPDREDLFFDDYQLKFSPEGQELSLIEVNDLTTNKITSGDFPLVLEKLKAEPMIISNLGLTEVSLASPQSEHKIQLSLTEFPYLAITTLSNLEAPCLGFKLMNEIPDKQDKKQLVAPGEKVKLTTSMTFK
- a CDS encoding GRP family sugar transporter produces the protein MNYLNILILFLPAIGWGLMPLAIASVKNSNVYNQIVGTVVAAFLFAIIVMLIAHPALNWPLFLFSALAGACWVIGQVGQYISYERISVSATMPISTGLQLIGVPLVGVIAFHEWQTTSSRFWGFFGIIVLIIGVVFTSRSDEGTSEGKSKNQWATLILLILTTFGYIASSSIPKALHGSSISIFFGETIGMMVSVFIYTLVTGNLKAWAQKTTVYSGTAGILYGIANLAYIYSIGPWGVNTAFVVSQLCVVISTLGGLIFLHEKKSKRGLIYTLIGLALIVIGAFLTTVIK
- a CDS encoding glycosyltransferase family 2 protein, coding for MSKLSIIVPSYNEEEAIPYFYPEVNKVLATMPGVEPEYWFINDGSKDNTLEELRKLQKQDPEHVHYVSFSRNFGKEAALYAGLQSATGDYVVVMDADLQDPPKFLPEMYQLLQTGKYDCIGTRRVDRTGEGKVKSFLSDMFYKVVNKISNTSIVPGARDYRMMTRQMVDAVLDMPEYSRFSKGIFSWVGFRTKYLDYHNVERVAGESDWNTWSLFKYAMDGISDFSQAPLNLAVWIGTFSAVLSILGFLFVIIRHFVEPGSSVFGWASLVSIILLIGGLQLLCIGILGKYIGRIYLQVKNRPIYIVQEKK
- a CDS encoding cell division protein, with product MKKTTINWHQIFKFFAPYFAILLLTTIIISTQLVSHATFITADRYFHFSRFYDAAEQIKTGNFSYFQNNITAMQSGRIINALYGPFFAYLNGLLVLLSGSWFTYQIIMDYLVYLIGGMAVYRMMTKVKVREVNAILLALLYLTLGIMPGWLRADNFMAWGAALAPYVVMCGIDMIQDKNNPVHWVKLMLIMAIIAQIHLLSTVILALSLVPFAIYSFVVNQNKKAILLNFIKAVAGTIVLTANFWGAFLLLYRTNKIALPKSFGLNSGAVHISASGSEHGQLTILVFCLFIAQICYVLFHLRENKLNTFVTLEGAVLLLVSSRFMPWHFIQTLLPGLGRSFQFPYRLIVAAYPLLFLGMGLTLEALVKYKKEKLIVLAVLVAALVQTTVCTIRTNVALTKMYNDPNRVAVLTTYYQIDNKRQDIKGAVNGKDKGLLFKLINRTEPDYLPIYKKHISPDMVNLLYRTDIIDQSMRYNYSVHGSSLYLSWVAKKSDEVQLPLVMYHQSRLQVNNQIVQPQKLNPIGSPTVNQRKGNNTAILSFIVPMWFWGLVIISLVGWLVLFLYGLKVIVNYRFNQN
- a CDS encoding GtrA family protein; this translates as MKEKIQKLRASEDFKQLVGYILIGLLGLVVDFGVFLILTHFFNFNVEWANFISSSCGLLNNFIWNSFANFKVHDKLLLRFISYYLVGQVTTLFTTLCLFIFVTKLGYDKFIVKVIATFVATLIQFVINKVITFRKDQSDSVA